The Hippocampus zosterae strain Florida chromosome 19, ASM2543408v3, whole genome shotgun sequence region ggggaaatgttgGTTGGCTCACAATAAGGCGATGATGAACTGGGCCTGACCTCGAATCGTGACCTCGAATCGAATCCTTGCCAGGAGAATTTGTTGTTTGAGCAAGCGATACTTGAACGCAAAGCGTTCCATTCGATTACGCTCAACTCTTTTCATGGCGAGTTTCCACTTTGAACTTTCCCAGCTGAACTTTGTGATTGCCGTTTGTGTTTGTAGATGTCGTCCAGCTCGTGATGCCAAATCTCGATGTTGTTGAGCTCAGCGGTCCCTGATCGCcaggccccgccccgccccgcccgtcCCTCCGTCGTGTATTTGGTAccgtgccacacacacacacacacacacggtttggCGAAAACACTCAATTGAACGTACACTCTCAAAAGTTTTGTGAAAAGTCATCTGGGCTCGTTCCgacttcaattattttattcttgacttaaaaaaaatatagtacGCAAAACGTTGGGGACCGCTGATTTAGATGTTTCATCCAATATGAtgtttggggtaaaaaaaaaaaaaaagtcaacgtgTCTCGAAACTAGAGAACTCGAAATCATTTGTGATTGACACCTCAGTGTTGTTTCTTTCACCCTGGCCCCGCCCCCTACTTGTGACTTTTGATGTCTTAACTAAAAAGGTCGAAAATTACATCACATGATGATGACCGACGTTGAATGTGCACGTGATGATGTGGATTTAAGTAATGTGCATGCAGATAATGACGTATTCCAAGAATAAAAAGCAGAAGTTGCATCCCCATTTATTGTCACGCGTTTCCTTGCAAATTTCACAAAAGAGGAGCAgaaatcaaaacacaaaaccGTCCATCATTTTAAAGTCAAACTGTAACCATTGTATGAAAATAACACCAACATATTTTGTTGGGGTTTGAGAAAATGGGGCAAATAAAAGTACAAGTGTGAGCGAAAAGGgaaaaagtgggggaaaaaaacgtcacTTTTTTCCCGTCCCGTCCCCGTTCAGAAAGTGAAGAGAAGGTCCGAGAAGTCTCCGGTTATCATCCGGCTCAGTTCGGGGGTGCAGTGGTCCGGGAACTCGAAGTGGGACCCGCACGCCCGCTCGGTTCCGCTCGGGTCCTTGTCCAAATCCTTGTCCACCAGAGAGAGGCTCAGGTTTGCCGGTTCCGAGGGGGCGGGGCTGAGGGAAAACAGGTCGCGGTCCAGGTCGTCCCCGGAGCACGAGGAACTGGATTGGGACGAGGACGAAGAGTCCGGAGTGTAGGTTCCGCTCGCCCGGCGCGTGCACAACAGCCGAGCGGTATCTTCAACCGGTTCCGCGGCAgtttcgtcgtcgtcgtctgagTCGCTGAAGTCCCACTTGAACACGAAGCGGCTTTGTCGGTTCGAGTTCGGTTGCTTCCCGGCTGCCGAGGGTCCAGTCTTGCTCTTCTTCTTGGGCCGGTACTTGTAGCCCGGGTGGTCGGCCATGTGCTGCAGGCGGAGCCGCTCGGCCTCGCGGATGAATGGAACCTTCTCCGACTTGTCCAAAGACTTCCATCGCTTCCCGAGCCGCTTGGAGATCTCGGCATTGTGCACTTCGGGCGACTGCTGCATGATTTTCCTGCGCTCCATTTTGGACCAAACCATGAAGGCGTTCATGGGCCGCTTGATGTGTGTCGCCGCCGCCTTGCCGCTGTGCCGCTGCGGAACCATGGTGGCCGTCCGCCGTCCGTCACCTCCAACTTTCTCGCTTTTACAGCAGCCCGCCGGCCCGGTTCCGTTTGGACGCGCGATCAGACAGCGCGAGCGTGCGAGGAGCTTGTGGGTCGCTGGCAGCCGCACACGAACCAGCCGGCGTCTTCCGAATACACCGGTAGCTAGCGTGagcgtcagccaatcgcaggccggCTTTCTGGACGGCAGCCCGCCTTTTACCCGTCTCGGCCAATCGTAGCTCAGCTTTGTGTCGGTTTTCGTTTTCGCGCCTTTTGTCGCTTTGGCAGCCAATCAAAGCTCAGATAGTTTATTCGCTGCTTTTCATCTTTCAGCTTCCAAATCATAAAGAATTCATGGAAAGAAAATGTGCACCACGAATATTGCGTTTCAGCATGACCAAATGCTAGCTCTTGATTTCTGGCGCTTTCTCTTTGATTATCTGAAATCCGATGCGACTAGtagaagaacatttttgaacTCAGTTCTCATGTACATTGCCTCTGCCCAAAATCTTTCAATATttatgtttcattcatttttttcaggactatttttattgacatttgattaaCTTTCAAGGTCAACAAGGCCTCGAAATGATTCATCGATTATCACATTACTTGTTGATTAATTTCACCATTGGCTCGTTGTTGATTAACTGATTCATGAGTATGAAAAAATGTGAGCACGGGGAAAAACATTCCAagagattcaaacccaaaatGTCATAAATGGACATGCTTTGGGGGATTCGATCTCTTGTGCATCATCtttcaaatgtgcaaaaatgtgGACGTGGTGCACTGCTGTGAGAGGACAGACAGATTGCGTCGCTCCTGAAGAGCTTCCATTGTTGTGTTTGGATTGTGGGACGCAAATGAGGCGTCCCGACGCCCCTCGTCTTGCTCAGCGGGGGTTGGGGACGGGGCCGCCGCCGTGACCATTGTGCATCTCTTGCATTCTGTATGTTCATTGATCAACAAGAAAATGATGATTCGGTGAGTTACTGTCACGTCATTTGAGTCGAAAAGTCAACTTTTCACAACTAATCGGGTGCAGGGGGgatcaaactacggcccgcgggccacatgTGGTTGCCCGTGCCATGCTTTGGGTCTTCAGGCTCATCAAGAGAAGGAAGCGCATGCCCGTTGAGGGGCAAACCCCTAACATGGTGGGTGAGGGCGGagcgacgggggggggggcggcgccgAGGGGGGTCTGATGTATCCTGACAATGAAAACTGGGTCAAGTGAGTGAAAAACACTAGCTTGTCACAGATGCTGAATGGGATGAGCAGAAGACTGGCGATCTAGCGtgcaactgcttttctttttttttttttagggtggggcCAAAACATGGCCCAGTGACACACTTGGGAGTCCGCTGGCAGTGTCGCTTTAGAGCGGCATCGTCGTCCGTGAATGCATGCTCATCAGGGAGAGAAGGCGGAAGAatgagggggaggaaaaaaagttccATGTGGCAGCCAGCTGGTGTTTTGCACTGGCGCGcccactttagagcgcctcgttgttgccTGTATGACCTTTGATCATATGTTTTTATgaataattaatgatatttatttatgtgaggACATTCTCAGAATAACTGGGAAGCAGATACAAACCGATATGCGACAGTTTGTTTCGATAAATCTCTGCCaacgttgacattttcatttttatcgtTTTACAATGGGCCCGTTTAGGCTACTCATTTGGTCTTTGGCGGGGCCCCCGGGCAGCAGGTTGGTTTTCGCGAAAGTCATTCTGTGACGTGGGCGTTCCACTTGGCGGCGCTGACAAGCTGTTCAGCTGCTTTGACAACCGCCGAGGAAGCCCGGGGCAGAAGCAGAAGCAGAAAGAAGTTGGTGAAAAGTGCGACGGATCGAGACGCGCGGGAAGGAAGCCcacgccaagaaaaaaaaattgaaagactTCCAATAGTCTTTGCTGCGCGCCTGCGCGCGTTAGTGTGAGTGAGACAGGTGTGGCGCTCCTTGCCTGGCCCCACCTGAGGCTGCGTGACGTCAAGGACGTGCGGCGGCTCTTCTTCCGGGTGGGGGATTGTGGACCGCAGCCATGACGGACGTACTGAGCGTCACCGAGTTCGTCGGTGAATGTAACGACGACTACAAGGCGCCCACCACGTCCAGCTTCTCCACGCGCATGACGGACTGCAGGAACAGCGTCAACGCCCTCGAAGAGGTCAATCACGcgcatggatgtgtgtgtgtgagagagtgagtgtgtgtgtgtgtgttagtacgTGCGCGCGCGTGAGTGTATTAAGCCAAGCTCGTGGAGGTCTTGCGTCTGTGTTTGTGtacttttgtgtgtttgaccaAGTTATTGGGTTGTTCAGGATGACACTTGACCGTTGCAcagcccttgagcaaggcacaaAAGTGGTCTTCATGTAACGTTGACAGGAAGACCAATGTGTTACATCACAACAGGAAGTACAACTTCTCCCTTTTGTCGATTGAAAGGGAGGATGCCACTTCTTATTTCTTGTCTTGCGTCTTGTGGAGTCATATTTGGTGCTTGTGTCCGTTCGTTCAGGTTCTGGATGTGGAGCGCTCGGTTCTTTCCAAGCTGAAGAAGGCGGTGAAGTCCGTATACACGTCGGGACTCGGTGAGGCGCTCGCCGTGTCTTGAATTGTCCTCTGGTTGTCGTGAAGCCAAGACGAGGCACATCGATGGCTCTGTGGTGCTCAGAcagacttcaca contains the following coding sequences:
- the sox11b gene encoding transcription factor SOX-11b produces the protein MVPQRHSGKAAATHIKRPMNAFMVWSKMERRKIMQQSPEVHNAEISKRLGKRWKSLDKSEKVPFIREAERLRLQHMADHPGYKYRPKKKSKTGPSAAGKQPNSNRQSRFVFKWDFSDSDDDDETAAEPVEDTARLLCTRRASGTYTPDSSSSSQSSSSCSGDDLDRDLFSLSPAPSEPANLSLSLVDKDLDKDPSGTERACGSHFEFPDHCTPELSRMITGDFSDLLFTF